A single Lactuca sativa cultivar Salinas chromosome 8, Lsat_Salinas_v11, whole genome shotgun sequence DNA region contains:
- the LOC128128157 gene encoding mannose/glucose-specific lectin-like: MEGVQSSKVAGCIRVGKWGKQSGGPQNEWSFALEKDHKLVKITIDHGELIYSLMFTTKCGGILHNSNKFGGWNGGDTVSEVHFEGDEEITEVGGAIGNRGGNLVISLLSFKTNKRTYGPFGCATENVFSLPWHKGSLVGFYGLAGYYIDGIGVYLKAYENILRVGTWGKTKPGSPQNVWSFQLEKNHHLKKITIDHGDLIYSLIFTTQCGSLTQTTETFGGWNGGVTVSEIIFERDEEITGICGTSALSRGSVAGLPIISSISFITNKKTHGPFGNVRGTPFPVSWDVGSFVGFYGLAGYYIDNIGVYLKACK, from the exons ATGGAAGGGGTACAAAGTAGCAAAGTAGCAGGATGTATTCGAGTTGGAAAATGGGGAAAACAAAGTGGAGGTCCTCAGAATGAGTGGTCTTTTGCACTTGAGAAAGATCATAAATTGGTGAAGATAACCATTGACCATGGTGAACTAATATACTCTCTCATGTTCACAACTAAATGCGGAGGTATTTTGCATAATTCCAACAAGTTTGGTGGTTGGAATGGTGGAGACACAGTTTCTGAG GTACACTTTGAGGGTGATGAGGAAATAACTGAGGTTGGTGGAGCCATTGGTAATCGAGGGGGTAATCTAGTAATTTCATTACTATCTTTTAAGACAAACAAGAGGACATATGGACCTTTTGGTTGTGCAACTGAAAATGTCTTTTCTTTACCATGGCACAAAGGCTCATTAGTTGGGTTTTATGGGCTTGCAGGCTATTATATTGATGGCATTGGTGTGTATCTTAAAGCCTATGAGAATATCTTACGGGTTGGAACATGGGGAAAAACTAAACCTGGAAGTCCACAAAATGTTTGGTCTTTCCAACTTGAGAAAAATCATCATTTGAAGAAGATAACCATTGATCATGGTGATCTTATATACTCTCTCATCTTCACCACACAATGTGGAAGCTTAACACAAACTACTGAAACCTTTGGTGGTTGGAACGGTGGAGTGACAGTTTCTGAG ATAATATTTGAAAGGGATGAGGAAATAACTGGCATTTGTGGAACAAGTGCATTATCAAGGGGAAGTGTTGCTGGATTGCCTATAATATCATCAATATCATTCATCACAAACAAGAAAACTCATGGACCTTTTGGTAATGTAAGAGGGACTCCTTTCCCTGTATCATGGGATGTTGGTTCTTTTGTTGGATTTT
- the LOC128128123 gene encoding mannose/glucose-specific lectin-like — protein MEGVQSSKVAGCIRVGKWGKQSGGPQNEWSFALEKDHKLVKITIDHGELIYSLMFTTKCGGVLHNSNKFGGWNGGDTVSEVHFEGDEEITEVGGAIGNRGGNLVISLLSFKTNKRTYGPFGCATENVFSLPWHKGSLVGFYGLAGYYIDAIGVYLKAFENIIQVGTWGKTEPGSPQNVWSFQLEKNHHLKKITIDHGDLIYSLIFTTQYGSLTQTTETFGGWNGGDTVSEIIFERDEEITGICGTSALSRGSVVGLPIISSISFITNKKTHGPFGNVRGTPFPVSWDVGSFVGFYGLAGYYIDNIGVYLKACK, from the exons ATGGAAGGGGTACAAAGTAGCAAAGTAGCAGGATGTATTCGAGTTGGAAAATGGGGAAAACAAAGTGGAGGTCCTCAGAATGAGTGGTCTTTTGCACTTGAGAAAGATCATAAACTGGTGAAGATAACCATTGACCATGGTGAACTAATATACTCTCTCATGTTCACAACTAAATGCGGAGGTGTTTTGCATAATTCCAACAAGTTTGGTGGTTGGAATGGTGGAGACACAGTTTCTGAG GTACACTTTGAGGGTGATGAGGAAATAACTGAGGTTGGTGGAGCCATTGGTAATCGAGGGGGTAATCTAGTAATTTCATTACTATCTTTTAAGACAAACAAGAGGACATATGGACCTTTTGGTTGTGCAACTGAGAATGTTTTTTCTTTACCATGGCACAAAGGCTCATTAGTTGGGTTTTATGGGCTTGCTGGCTATTATATTGATGCCATTGGTGTGTATCTCAAAGCCTTTGAGAATATCATACAGGTTGGAACATGGGGAAAAACTGAACCTGGAAGTCCACAAAATGTTTGGTCATTCCAACTTGAGAAAAATCATCATTTGAAGAAGATAACCATTGATCATGGTGATCTTATATACTCTCTCATCTTCACCACACAATATGGAAGCTTAACACAAACTACTGAAACCTTTGGTGGTTGGAACGGTGGAGACACAGTTTCTGAG ATAATATTTGAAAGGGATGAGGAAATAACTGGCATTTGTGGAACAAGTGCATTATCAAGGGGAAGTGTTGTTGGATTGCCTATAATATCATCAATATCATTCATCACAAACAAGAAAACTCATGGACCTTTTGGTAATGTAAGAGGGACTCCTTTCCCTGTATCATGGGATGTTGGTTCTTTTGTTGGATTTTATGGGCTTGCTGGCTATTATATCGATAACATTGGTGTGTATTTGAAAGCCTGCAAGTGA